Proteins from one Syngnathus scovelli strain Florida chromosome 9, RoL_Ssco_1.2, whole genome shotgun sequence genomic window:
- the flot1b gene encoding flotillin-1b isoform X1, whose product MFYTCGPNEAMVVSGFGRSPPLMIAGGRVFVIPCIQQIQRITLNTLTLNVKSDKVYTRHGVPISVTGIAQVKIQGQNKEMLATACQMFMGKSEPEIAQIALETLEGHQRAIIAHLTVEEIYQDRKKFSEQVFKVASSDLVNMGIGVVSYTLKDVHDDQDYLHSLGKARTAQVQKDARIGEAQYKRDSVIREAQAMQEKVSAQYKNEIEMAKSQRDYELKKSAYDMEVNTKKAESEMAYQLQVAKTKQRIEEEKMQVQVVERSQQIMLQEQEIVRKEKELEAKVKKPAEAEKYRLEKLAEAQRLQLIMEAEAEAESIRMRGEAEAFALEAKGRAEAEQMGKKAEAFKQYGEGAMVDMLLEKLPLMAEEISKPLSSAQKVTMVSSGGADVGAAKLAGEVLEIMTRVPLAVEKLTGVDISQQVTGQALRVH is encoded by the exons ATGTTTTACACGTGTGGACCCAATGAAGCCATGGTGGTCTCAG GCTTTGGCCGCTCGCCTCCTCTCATGATCGCCGGAGGACGAGTGTTTGTCATCCCGTGTATTCAACAGATTCAGAG GATCACGCTGAACACACTGACGCTGAACGTGAAGAGCGACAAAGTGTACACCCGCCATGGTGTCCCCATCTCTGTCACGGGCATTGCTCAG GTGAAGATCCAGGGCCAGAACAAGGAGATGCTAGCTACTGCCTGCCAGATGTTCATGGGCAAGTCGGAGCCCGAGATTGCCCAGATCGCCCTGGAGAcgctggagggccaccagagggCCATCATCGCTCACCTCACCGTGGAG GAGATCTACCAGGACCGCAAGAAGTTCTCCGAGCAGGTCTTCAAGGTGGCTTCCTCGGACCTGGTCAACATGGGGATTGGAGTGGTCAGCTACACCCTCAAAGATGTCCATGATGATCAG GATTACCTCCACTCGCTGGGTAAGGCCCGGACGGCCCAGGTGCAGAAGGACGCCAGGATCGGAGAGGCTCAGTACAAACGGGACTCCGTCATCAGG GAAGCCCAGGCCATGCAGGAGAAGGTTTCCGCTCAGTACAAGAATGAGATCGAGATGGCTAAATCCCAGCGGGACTACGAGCTGAAGAAGTCGGCCTATGACATGGAGGTCAACACTAAGAAGGCGGAGTCGGAAATGGCCTATCAGCTTCAG GTGGCCAAGACCAAGCAGCGCATCGAGGAGGAGAAGATGCAAGTGCAGGTGGTGGAGCGCAGCCAACAGATCATGCTGCAGGAGCAAGAGATTGTCCGCAAGGAGAAGGAGCTGGAGGCCAAGGTCAAGAAGCCCGCTGAGGCCGAGAAGTATCGTCTGGAGAAGCTGGCCGAGGCTCAGCG CCTGCAGCTCATCATGGAGGCAGAGGCCGAGGCCGAGTCCATCAGA ATGAGGGGAGAAGCGGAGGCCTTTGCCCTGGAGGCCAAAGGTCGCGCCGAGGCCGAGCAGATGGGCAAGAAGGCCGAGGCCTTCAAGCAGTACGGAGAGGGAGCCATGGTGGACATGCTGCTGGAGAAACTTCCTCTG ATGGCGGAAGAGATCAGCAAGCCACTTTCGTCGGCCCAGAAGGTCACCATGGTGTCCAGTGGCGGAGCGGACGTGGGCGCCGCAAAGCTGGCCGGCGAGGTCCTGGAGATTATGACCCGTGTGCCCTTGGCGGTGGAGAAGCTCACCGGAGTGGACATCTCCCAG CAGGTGACGGGGCAGGCCCTCCGTGTGCATTAG
- the flot1b gene encoding flotillin-1b isoform X2, with translation MFYTCGPNEAMVVSGFGRSPPLMIAGGRVFVIPCIQQIQRITLNTLTLNVKSDKVYTRHGVPISVTGIAQVKIQGQNKEMLATACQMFMGKSEPEIAQIALETLEGHQRAIIAHLTVEEIYQDRKKFSEQVFKVASSDLVNMGIGVVSYTLKDVHDDQDYLHSLGKARTAQVQKDARIGEAQYKRDSVIREAQAMQEKVSAQYKNEIEMAKSQRDYELKKSAYDMEVNTKKAESEMAYQLQVAKTKQRIEEEKMQVQVVERSQQIMLQEQEIVRKEKELEAKVKKPAEAEKYRLEKLAEAQRLQLIMEAEAEAESIRMRGEAEAFALEAKGRAEAEQMGKKAEAFKQYGEGAMVDMLLEKLPLMAEEISKPLSSAQKVTMVSSGGADVGAAKLAGEVLEIMTRVPLAVEKLTGVDISQVTGQALRVH, from the exons ATGTTTTACACGTGTGGACCCAATGAAGCCATGGTGGTCTCAG GCTTTGGCCGCTCGCCTCCTCTCATGATCGCCGGAGGACGAGTGTTTGTCATCCCGTGTATTCAACAGATTCAGAG GATCACGCTGAACACACTGACGCTGAACGTGAAGAGCGACAAAGTGTACACCCGCCATGGTGTCCCCATCTCTGTCACGGGCATTGCTCAG GTGAAGATCCAGGGCCAGAACAAGGAGATGCTAGCTACTGCCTGCCAGATGTTCATGGGCAAGTCGGAGCCCGAGATTGCCCAGATCGCCCTGGAGAcgctggagggccaccagagggCCATCATCGCTCACCTCACCGTGGAG GAGATCTACCAGGACCGCAAGAAGTTCTCCGAGCAGGTCTTCAAGGTGGCTTCCTCGGACCTGGTCAACATGGGGATTGGAGTGGTCAGCTACACCCTCAAAGATGTCCATGATGATCAG GATTACCTCCACTCGCTGGGTAAGGCCCGGACGGCCCAGGTGCAGAAGGACGCCAGGATCGGAGAGGCTCAGTACAAACGGGACTCCGTCATCAGG GAAGCCCAGGCCATGCAGGAGAAGGTTTCCGCTCAGTACAAGAATGAGATCGAGATGGCTAAATCCCAGCGGGACTACGAGCTGAAGAAGTCGGCCTATGACATGGAGGTCAACACTAAGAAGGCGGAGTCGGAAATGGCCTATCAGCTTCAG GTGGCCAAGACCAAGCAGCGCATCGAGGAGGAGAAGATGCAAGTGCAGGTGGTGGAGCGCAGCCAACAGATCATGCTGCAGGAGCAAGAGATTGTCCGCAAGGAGAAGGAGCTGGAGGCCAAGGTCAAGAAGCCCGCTGAGGCCGAGAAGTATCGTCTGGAGAAGCTGGCCGAGGCTCAGCG CCTGCAGCTCATCATGGAGGCAGAGGCCGAGGCCGAGTCCATCAGA ATGAGGGGAGAAGCGGAGGCCTTTGCCCTGGAGGCCAAAGGTCGCGCCGAGGCCGAGCAGATGGGCAAGAAGGCCGAGGCCTTCAAGCAGTACGGAGAGGGAGCCATGGTGGACATGCTGCTGGAGAAACTTCCTCTG ATGGCGGAAGAGATCAGCAAGCCACTTTCGTCGGCCCAGAAGGTCACCATGGTGTCCAGTGGCGGAGCGGACGTGGGCGCCGCAAAGCTGGCCGGCGAGGTCCTGGAGATTATGACCCGTGTGCCCTTGGCGGTGGAGAAGCTCACCGGAGTGGACATCTCCCAG GTGACGGGGCAGGCCCTCCGTGTGCATTAG